A window of Cottoperca gobio chromosome 16, fCotGob3.1, whole genome shotgun sequence contains these coding sequences:
- the nphs1 gene encoding nephrin: MDFLSAWIVSPSALPFLCLILGTQAQQAFRSEPRNLTVRMGATAVLRCEVLRASGTVQWVKDGLLLGPQRSLPGFQRYSMTGNPKRGQYHLQIEKAQLEDEAHYECQAGQSESSQAIISTAVWVNMLIPPSKPYFVVNMATPWVARAKYTVTCIAPDAKPMAEITLYKDGVELTGAESFTTSSSTDKLVNTHAEVTFTALSSDNGRQLACHAQNPALFRPVETTMTMSVYFPPQPPVIVGLEREEVKAGRMLVLECVSYGGNPLATLHWTKNGEVLSKTWEVDVAAQKSSSILILKISPADNQAVVCCESVNLVSLSPLSVCRKITVLFEPAEVTLLGSFTSVEGQELNLACYATSSNPPVQIRWWLGYKELNTTGATMEEGDNGGMTTMSNMTHRVSREEDELQLTCEAFNKGTHFSKTQITILNVYYPPQKVWLDTPSPDVPLRSGTTVRLICFSTGGNPTATLTWFKNGKVVTDALRPTSFDRSVARELVLVLTASDNMATYRCDASNKAKKTISAHTKLLVHFTAVSMKISTKQEKLRRGQGITLECQSGSSNPEASISWSLGGLRFQGVEQPPRRAQFGGVSVHSSLSLNLSSQHHNQHVICQAYTPVLAERANTFFKLNVLYPPEFSPKQPAQVQVVEDDMATIPLLVSANPEEVSCIWLHRREKLVKEGNLRYHWSEQSSLEIKNVTRKNAGVYTVKCTNDEGVNQTSVMLDVQYAPSVKAEKEPVLVNLGETADLICVADANPIISGMFSWKWLGEAMVELGEETQEDESGLLTIYDVTRAHAGLYQCTADNDIAPPATVDVQLVVQFKPDLQKGAQWRKIASRGDGTTTAEVVCQAEGIPRVDFTWEKNGVRMDFANPRYEEQTVREGSFHTSRVRVVNVSAALDYAVFSCTARNSLGEDKLDIQLVSTNYPDPPSSFRQIGFSHDSVTLDWIPSFNGGLRQRFRVRYRWDQSVSFLYVDVFPPGATTFTVTGLQPVTTYNFSVNALNAMGESGYADNNAVLTITTKERPDLEEVPTDDDSFSHTVLMFLMCCELGASGLPVYLTVVFTLVFGVLLVFNSLGCFLRLRWKKRRGKTGSKGGNVLDGKKNEEEGSSQSTVSNSNKYESREKINAAAQRTLLVDSGSETDSNVYESYAAESSHYYYPTGDYMPPLSTLPEETRRHDVTHLPVDTNSHLYEDVRDGGLNQDILASPLPSPPFLFDHRLSLQRNEWRAFPQQAAGRGRGVRKPQRDSDLPFELRGELV; encoded by the exons GGCAGTATCATCTTCAGATTGAGAAGGCCCAACTGGAAGATGAAGCCCACTATGAATGTCAAGCGGGCCAGTCTGAGAGCAGTCAAGCAATCATTTCCACTGCAGTTTGGGTCAACATGCTAA TTCCTCCCTCCAAGCCATACTTTGTGGTGAACATGGCAACACCTTGGGTGGCACGGGCGAAGTACACCGTCACCTGTATCGCACCTGACGCAAAGCCCATGGCTGAAATCACACTTTATAAAG ATGGAGTCGAGCTGACAGGTGCAGAGTCTTTCACCACGTCTAGCTCAACGGATAAGCTTGTGAACACGCATGCTGAAGTAAC GTTCACCGCTCTGAGCTCTGACAACGGGAGGCAGCTGGCATGTCATGCCCAGAATCCCGCCCTTTTCCGGCCTGTGGAGACCACAATGACCATGAGCGTGTACT TCCCACCTCAGCCTCCAGTTATTGTGGgtctggagagagaggaagtcaaAGCGGGAAGAATGCTCGTGTTGGAGTGTGTGTCTTATGGTGGAAACCCCCTGGCCACTCTCCACTGGACCAAG AATGGAGAAGTTCTGTCCAAGACTTGGGAAGTGGACGTCGCAGCGCAGAAGTCCAGCAGTATCCTCATCCTGAAAATCAGCCCCGCAGACAACCAGGCAGTGGTGTGCTGTGAGAGTGTCAATCTGGTGTCCCTGtcacctctgtctgtctgccgcAAAATCACTGTGCTCT TTGAACCTGCAGAGGTGACGCTGTTGGGTTCGTTCACATCCGTCGAGGGGCAGGAGTTGAATCTGGCCTGCTACGCCACCTCCAGTAATCCGCCTGTCCAGATTCGCTGGTGGCTGGGCTACAAGGAGCTCAACACCACTGGTGCAACTATGGAAGAG GGAGACAATGGTGGGATGACAACCATGTCCAACATGACCCACAGGGTCTCCCGGGAGGAGGATGAACTGCAACTCACCTGTGAAGCTTTCAACAAGGGCACACACTTCTCCAAGACCCAGATCACCATACTCAATGTCTATT ACCCCCCTCAAAAGGTATGGCTTGATACTCCCTCTCCAGATGTTCCTCTTCGTTCAGGGACCACGGTCCGTCTCATCTGCTTCTCCACTGGAGGGAATCCCACTGCGACTCTGACTTGGTTCAAG AATGGGAAAGTTGTGACTGATGCACTGAGGCCGACATCCTTTGATCGGAGTGTGGCTCGAGAACTGGTCCTGGTTCTGACGGCGAGTGACAACATGGCCACCTACCGCTGCGATGCTTCCAATAAAGCAAAGAAGACCATCTCTGCCCACACTAAGCTCTTGGTTCACT TTACAGCAGTAAGCATGAAGATCTCAACCAAACAGGAGAAGCTACGTCGGGGCCAAGGGATAACTCTGGAGTGCCAGTCTGGAAGCAGTAACCCCGAGGCCAGCATCTCCTGGAGTTTGGGCGGACTCAG GTTCCAGGGAGTGGAGCAGCCCCCCAGGAGGGCTCAGTTTGGTGGTGTGTCAGTGCACAGTTCTCTGTCCCTCAATCTGAGTTCACAGCATCATAATCAGCATGTCATTTGCCAGGCCTACACTCCTGTGTTAGCCGAGAGGGCTAATACATTCTTCAAACTTAATGTGCTTT ACCCACCAGAGTTTAGCCCAAAGCAGCCAGCGCAGGTTCAGGTGGTGGAGGATGACATGGCAACCATCCCACTGCTGGTCTCAGCTAACCCAGAGGAGGTCTCCTGCATTTGGCTGCACCGCAGGGAGAAGCTGGTCAAAG AGGGGAATCTGCGCTACCACTGGTCAGAACAGAGCTCCCTGGAGATCAAGAACGTGACGAGGAAAAATGCCGGAGTTTACACGGTCAAGTGTACAAATGATGAGGGAGTCAACCAAACCTCCGTCATGCTGGACGTTCAGT ATGCTCCCAGTGTCAAGGCAGAGAAAGAGCCTGTGTTAGTGAACCTGGGGGAAACAGCAGACCTGATATGTGTCGCAGATGCCAATCCCATTATATCTGGCATGTTCTCTTGGAAATGGCTG GGAGAAGCGATGGTGGAGTTGGGAGAGGAGACCCAGGAAGACGAATCTGGCCTTCTGACCATCTATGATGTGACTCGTGCTCATGCTGGTCTTTACCAGTGCACAGCCGATAATGACATAGCACCCCCTGCCACTGTAGACGTGCAGCTGGTGGTGCAAT TCAAACCAGATCTTCAGAAAGGAGCCCAATGGAGGAAGATAGCAAGCAGAGGGGATGGCACCACTACGGCTGAGGTAGTGTGTCAGGCAGAAGGTATTCCTCGTGTGGACTTCACTTGGGAAAAAAATGGTGTACGCATGGATTTTGCAAACCCCAG gtatGAGGAGCAGACCGTGAGGGAGGGCTCCTTTCACACCAGCAGAGTTAGGGTTGTAAATGTGAGCGCGGCTCTGGACTATGCTgtcttcagctgcactgctcgcAACTCACTCGGCGAAGACAAGCTAGACATCCAGCTCGTCAGCACAA ATTACCCAGATCCTCCTTCATCATTTCGCCAAATCGGCTTCTCCCATGACTCGGTCACTCTGGATTGGATCCCCAGCTTCAATGGAGGTTTGCGGCAAAGGTTTCGTGTAAG ATACCGTTGggatcagtcagtcagtttccTTTACGTGGACGTCTTTCCTCCCGGAGCAACAACCTTCACTGTCACTGGCCTTCAGCCTGTCACCACCTACAACTTCTCTGTCAATGCCCTCAATGCAATGGGAGAGAGTGGATATGCTGACAACAATGCAGTACTGACCATCACCACCAAGG AGAGGCCAGACCTAGAAGAAGTCCCAACAGATGATGACTCATTCTCACATA CAGTT CTAATGTTTCTAATGTGTTGTGAACTAGGTGCGAGTGGACTGCCCGTCTACTTGACAGTAGTGTTCACACTGGTGTTTGGAGTCCTGCTGGTGTTTAATTCACTGGGTTGCTTCCTCAGATTGAGGTGGAAAAAGAGGCGAGGCAAGACAG GGAGTAAAGGAGGCAATGTGCTAGATGGAAAGAAGAATGAAGAGGAGGG ATCCAGTCAGTCAACTGTAAGCAACTCCAACAAGTATGAGAGCAGAGAAAAGATCAACGCCGCAGCCCAGCGCACGCTCCTCGTCGACTCTGGATCTGAAACTGACAGCAATGTCTACGAGAGCTATGCAGCG GAAAGTTCCCATTATTATTACCCCACCGGTGACTACATGCCGCCTCTCAGCACACTCCCTGAGGAAACACGCAGGCACG ATGTCACGCACCTCCCTGTGGACACTAACAGCCATCTGTATGAAGACGTAAGAGACGGGGGTCTGAACCAGGACATCCTGGCTTCCCCTCTTCCTTCCCCTCCGTTCTTGTTCGACCACAGATTGTCTCTTCAAAGGAATGAGTGGAGAGCCTTCCCTCAG CAGGCTgctgggagagggagaggtgtTCGAAAACCTCAGAGAGATTCCGATCTTCCCTTTGAACTACGAGGAGAATTAGTTTAG